TGATTTATCCTTTAATTATTGTGCTATTCATGCTGCTTAACTCTCCTCAGATGACACGttgttttattttaagtaaTAATTTAGCTATTGTGAGTAATCAAAAGGTTTTTGTAACATTTTAAGTTGATATTGATTAATATGATAACCATGTGTAAGTATGTTTGTAGTTATGGCTTGTACTTGCTGCTTTGCAATGGCTACAAGTCTGAGGATGTACACAGCTTGTCAGCATCTTCAAGCTCAAGTCAGGGCTCATGCAGCAGCAGCAACTGGATTACTTAGCCATATCGAATTACGGCTTCATGTGCCACCATTCATAGAGTTTAATTTGTTCTATATGAATATTCCAAATATAGGAAGAGATTACAAGCACAAAGGATTTTTCTATACACACCGTAAATTCtgcaaaattaataactaattaattaataaaataattattatttaaagaaattaaaaaaataaaattttatagtttaataagatagaaataattaaaatatgaattttaatacaaatttaaaagattttggtATAAAAACGAACCAACGAACCGAATCAATTTAACTAAGCCTGAACCAGGTCTAAACTAGGCCAAGGCCCATTATATAAACGAGGCATTTAGCCTCCTTCCTTTCACAAGATGGGTTTTACGCCaaggaagaaggagaaaagaaaCGAAACCCTCCTCCGAAAATTCAATTCCATGTAACTTTTAATttggagctccgattgacgagccgtcagCGACCACGTGTTCGTCTCAGAATTCTctccaattttatttgaataaagtaaaaaatttgCATTTCTTGACCAGTTCTTCCCCTCCTTAATTTAGTGGATTTTGAGTTTGGGTATTGAGGaattgaatgattttgatggtttaggtaAATTCTAGCAGCGAATAATCACTAGGTTTTGTCCAATTGATCTGTGGGTAAGGTAAGAAACTGTTGAACCCTTGTGAATCATTGAATTAGTGAATCCTAtgatgattatagtgatatTGTGTGAATTAGATTGTGTTCTTGTTGATTTGGAGTTCAATTGGGTGGTTTGGAACGAAATCTGGGTGATTAAGTTTGAGGAATTGACGTTTGGAAGTTTGGAGCTTGTGAAAGGAGACGTTTTTAAGGAGTTTTGAGCTTAGAGAGGAATcgaccaaggtatgattttggtttctcgtagttaatgttttatattacgtgaaaacttaggctaaaaCATCATAAGATAGGGATGAACGGATGAATTATTGATGGATTATGTATATGGTATATGATGTGTGTATAAAGGATAAATAAATTTGTATGTGTTAGATTATGACTTGGtgagtataaaataaatatgattgTTGGTGTGTTGAGAATTGATAGTGAGTTTGTGAAATTGAACTAAATGGATTGGTTGAGAGATGtgtggtttgattttgaaaagattatttgatactgaaaataatttgaatgacTGAGAGGGGTTTGGATTGATGGTTGGGACTCTTGAAGGGTGGCAGAAGTTTGAgtttttagaggagatgctgccgaaatttctataaaaattgaagattttatttgaagtgttattttagaaagaaaagagaTTATTATGTGACTTGTATATTCGAGACAAATTGTTGACCCTCTGTACGTAAGATACAATCGGATGTTTTAACTCCTCGGAATTTTTCATGCAcacatatatatgtatgtatttgaGCTTGGGTTGTCTCACCCATAGATAAATTGAGCTTGAGATCTTTTCCAtggatattattgagcttggagatGCATGTACAGAGGGCTATCCAATGGTTAGCCACcaagacatgtcgggttggctgtataaccgacaaatgagctcattagcaATAAGACAGGCATATATTATGTtcatttgtatgttttgtttgagtgtgcattgttttggtttgcttaatTTCTAAACTCTACTTATCTGCTTCTTGTTATACTTGTTGTAATTGTACCTCTAtctgtgttttctttgtttgatccaTATGTGCATGCTTCTGAGAGATCCTCTCTTGGTGGAAGAGTGAATGAGAGTTGTTCCACCGGTGATTTGGAAGTTTAGAATGACAGAAGGTACAGAGTTAGAATAGAGGTGTGATCCTTTAGTTGGATTACCGATATTATTGGTTTAGAATAAGTTTTAAGATTAATCTGAGTGTTGAAGTGTTAGGAATGCCTCTGGCTTTCCCGAaaccttatatattatctatgtgGGTACCTTTACCATAATGAGAACATctagttctcattccatatatatgttgctatttttcagatgcaagtcgGAAGGCACCGCACTGAGCATTATAGAGACCTTCTGGAAGCGAAGAGCTATATTTTGGGTTTTGCACCATGTtcttattgtatatatatattacatagTTATTCTCCGCTccttgtattttgtattttgtattttgtcccTCCTATGAGGTTGACTTGGAGAAACATGTGTTCATTTTACAGTTTGGGGTTGTATTCtaggttttatatatatatatatataagcataCTCTGGCcggccttagcttcgcaggtcgAGTTGGAACTTGTTATCTGTATTTTGGAATTCTGATCCATATGTATGTGTTTTAAACCTTCCTTCCGAAACTTGCTTATCCATCTATACGTAACTTTTGTGAGTGATGCATTTTCTATTTCGTTTTTtattaacttctttttcaaggctcctagttacaACTTTCTTCAATTATATTacattagtaattttttattttatttttagaggtcgtagcgcCTCGCCACCTCTGGTTTACGTCATAGGTATAAAACTCTGTgtgttagggtgttacaaacaCTAAGTATAATGGTAATAGTTATACTTGATTCTTAAAGTTGAACTATACGCTATGattccttttttttaatgtagATTTCTTGTGAGGAATTGGTTCGATCCCTTATGTTTGGGAGTAATCCTATTTTGGTTCTTAATGTTTAAAGTGTCATATTTGAATCTAAAAAAGTTTCATTAGCTTCAATGTAGTCTCACCgtgaggtcaaagttaaataattaacggaatGTTTTGCATAACAGCAGTACAAGAACATGATCGATAATttggagaacaagtacaagctccaGAGTTACAAAATCAACCATGTatacatcaatacatttattgaccattctctttagttctatagaaaatattttatttaaattataagaaaaatgagaaataaatatattgatgcatctacggttgattttgtgcctttggagcttgtacttgttctacAGATTATCGACATTGTTCTTGTACTGCTGTCATGTAGCACATTCCGTTATTTAATTAACTTTGACCTCACAGTGGGACTACATTGAaactaaatgaaatttttttggattcaaatagaaCATTTTAAACTTTAAGGTCCAAAACAGGATTAGACCCAAACATAGAggaccaatttaatactttaccttagtagtttattttgattttattttttctcttttgttttacCATTTTTTGTATTGCAAGAGCTTTTAGTGGGTATTGCACGATCCTTtgtattgtttaatatttttttaatacataatttataaataaatatttgtttagTTAACATTTTGGAATTATCTACAAATTTAATAttgtttatttagtattttttatattaaaatctcaaatttaataaatatgatGTAAAGAAAATAGGTTATAGGAAAGAAAATGGTATAAAATATTGTAGTTGGTCATTTTTTTGAGCTTGTGTATGAAATTGCGGCTGTTCAAAACCGTcgcaatttttaaaaaaaaaacacacataaatttactgcaattctgtaaccatcaaaaattattttttaaaatccacTTACTAAAAGAGCAGCAGTTGTGCCAGCGGTTCATTAGAACCGCCGCAAAATTAAATTTCCACATCTTAAACCACAACATTTGTGAAACCGTTGGTTTGCCATATTGCAGCGGGTAAAAACCGtcgcaaattaaaaaaaacaccgCAATGTTCCTATTCCCTTGTAGAGATGCTGGTGAAGAAGTCTTGCAAACTCTAGCTAAATCGGGATTgcttaaaaatgttaaaactCTGTAAATTTGAGTTTTATGAGCATTGTGTGatggaaaagcaaaagaaagtaAGATTTGGCATTGCTATTCATGATACTCAATGTATTTTGGATTACATGCACTCTGATGTGTATGGCCCTTAAAAGACTCCATCTCTTGATGGTCGACATTATTTTGTCACTTTCATTGATGATTTCTCTAGACAAGTATGGGTATATACCATAAATACTAAAGATGAAGTGATTAGAAGTTTTCTAAAATGGAAGGCCAAAGTAAAAAACCTACaagaaggaagataaaaattcTCGAATCgaaaaataatggaaaataCAAGAGTGATCCATTTCTGGAGATTTGTCAGAAGTATGGAATTACATGccattttacaataaaaaaatacatcacGGCAAGAATGGGGTGGCAGAACGCACAAACAAGACTTTGGTGGAGAAAGTTCAGTGCATGTTGTCTAGCGTTGGATTAGGCAGATAATTTTGGACGAAATTTATGAGATATTCATAACATCTTATTAATCACTTATCATCATCTGCAATCAATGGTAAAATAGCATTGGAGGTATGGTCTGGAAAACCTGCAACTGATTTTGATTCTTTGCGAGTATTTGGTTTGACTACATATTACCATATAATTGAGTTGGAGAAAGTGAGTTGGAGATACGATACTGTCTCCATCCTTCTATTTAAAGTTTTCAATGCCTCAAGTTTGTCTTTCTCACAATGAGGGTGTACTTGTAAGAATTTTGATGCTCAAGTTAGTATCAGTCACGAGAGACATTAAATTAGAGATTATACTTGAATGTACATATTTAAAATAGTCTTTTACTTGAAATactttttttatgaaatatatttttacgAAATACTCTCTTTTTATATCATATTCTTTTTTCATGTAgatttatttatcattaatattataacttttttttaagagTAGAAATAATAGTTATAATAGTGTcactaaatttataaaattgagtGATAAAAAATTAAGTGGATTGATAAAGAATTATtattgtggtttatgcattCTAAAggtaaaagatattaatatattattcataAAGACTCactataaagtattttttttattaaattcatCTATTTCTTTTTGAAGAGTATCATTTATCATCTTACTCAAGAATCTCCTCCCTAATTTTGATGGTGTAAACATTAACGCAACCATATAATCATCATATTATATAAGGCTTCCTTCATTAACTTTTATAGAGGAAATGTTTGATACTCTTCAATATTTAAGAAAACATCTATCAACGTATTTTTTGttagtatattttaaaaataataaaataagaattagaTCCTCAAAAATCAATTGAATagttcataaataaaaaatatcacttAGATCCTTTATGATAATAAATAGTAGATATATATCCTTCTATAAATAGATagtggaaaataaaatagaattgtacatgtattttgttatttatagtGATGTGTGTCCTGCTGTTGTCATATGAGTATGAAAACAATGTAGTTTTGAGCAGTAAAGCATCTATTATCTTTTGAGTTTTATAAAACCTTTATCAATTGCGTTTTATTTATACGAATcctatcaaaataaataaaattttgctCTAAAAACTATTATCTACACGATAATATTTGATAGATAGACACGTCATAGTAATTAATGATATATATAACCATTACCATTAAATTTTACGGGCAAATCACACTATTAAACTAGAGTAGAGGAGAAATTACATGattcaactaaaataaaaaatgtaacatGGATCAACCAGAAGCGTGTTTTTATGTAATTCGAATAAAACTAATTCGAATTACAAACCAACCGTAATTCAAAGTTGATCAATTCAAAATATGCAGCCAAAATTCGTACGTAATTCGAACCTacctgattcgaattatgtATGCAAGTTGACCCAGGGTAATTCGAATTACACTAATTCGAATTATAAGGGATGCAATCGAATTAcactaaaaaacaaaattatctaGTATATTAGACCAGCTCAATGTTAAtcagattttttatttctattataaaatataaaaaaatgtaattttcaaaaaaaaataatgttattttttaggatttattttttttattgtgttttcataaagtttGCACAAAATTCACCTATCACATTGACTAGACTTATTTATTTACGTAAAATTTGTTTATAGACTCAGCAAATTTGtttacattttaattaaatttaaatagaattaatttaaattaataaacattaatttaaaatttaaatatatataatttaaataaacaaccgttattttttaaaaaatcgaataaatataattaatcatataagtataataatacgaatacatacaattttataaattattaatttaaatgatatctatttaaattttaaattacaaactaatacaaattttataatttaaaaatctaattatttaaataaaataaattgattaaaaataaaagtatattaATACAATTCAAATAGTATTAAAACGTAAATAAGTTTGCTGAGTCCATAAACAAACTTTAcgtaaataaataagtttagtCAATATAATAGGTGAATTTTGTGCaaactttatgaaaacacaataaaaaattaaatcctaaaaaataacataattctttttttttaaaaaataattttttttatattttataatagaaataaaaaatctgaTTAACATTGAGTTAGTCCAATAtattagataattttatttttctagtgtaATTCAAATTGCATCTCTTATAATTCGAATTAGTGTAATTCGAATTACCTGGGTCAACTTACATGCATAATTCGAATTACATACAAATTTCGGTTGCATATTTCGAATTGATCAATTTCGAATTACTGCTGATTTGTAATTCGAATTagtttgattcgaattatatagaaACACGCTTTTAGTTGATCTATGTTACGTTTTGTTTTGATTGAATCATGTAATTTTTTTCCACTCTGATTTAATAGTGTGATTTGTCCAAATTTTACgtgataaattgataaaaaggATATAACGTATTTAGTATTTACTGTTTACTATTGTGGAGGACTAAACTGATAATATTTTTCGGTTACTAAttaatcaaaaatcaaaattttcaaaagacCTAATTATCACTTTactcttttaaaaatatcataaaaatattttactaaaaaagtttaaaaagttttttacatttttaaatcaataaattaaatatgtcaAAACTTAAAGAAAATTGTCATTATGCTATTAAaatgtttttctaaaaatattaatactcAAAATTACAGATGtgaataaatttataaccgGGTTGCTGGCGGAAGTCGTATTAATTTAATGAATGAATTAAATCCGCATAGCCTCCTACTTTGGCAGTGTGGAAATATTGGTACTTAGGGTTAGGGCTGTGTCATGGATGAGCGCGGTGTTGggacttattattattattgaattttgcATTTGAGTTGCACTAGGGAATTGGGATTGCAAATTTGGgattcttttcttccttcttcgcATTTCatttctatcttcttcttcccttcccaTACACCCTTTCTATGGATCCTCAAGCTGAAGCTATGGAGTGGGAGTTGCTTCACCACAGCGCtgatgttgatgatgataaCGATCTGGACTTGGGCCCGCAGCTGGAGGATTCGGCCCTGATCAGGCCCAATCACTTCTCCATCCAGCCTCCTACTCCCGTTGCCGTCAGCTGCAATTCATCGTCTTCCTCCACCGATCCCAACGAAGTGGATCGCAACTTCGACGACACCTACCTCGCCGATCAGCTCTATCCCCAATTCTTACTCTCCAACCACTCTCCCTCGTCTGCTTCCTCTTCCACTCTCCAACCGCTCCCCGATAATAACGACTCGGACTCCGATTCCGATGCGAAGACCGAGGCTCACGTGAATaaggaggaggatgaggagGAGCAACAAGGGAAGGAGATAGccaaagaggaggaggaggagacgAGAGTTGCGTGGTGGAAGGTTCCTTTGGAGGTGTTCAAGTATTGGGTGGTGAGGGTCAGCCCTATACCCGCCTGGTCTCTCTCTGTGGCTGCAGCTGCTGCCTTCTTCGGACTCGTAATCCTCGGAAGG
The Arachis duranensis cultivar V14167 chromosome 5, aradu.V14167.gnm2.J7QH, whole genome shotgun sequence genome window above contains:
- the LOC107491509 gene encoding uncharacterized protein LOC107491509 — encoded protein: MDPQAEAMEWELLHHSADVDDDNDLDLGPQLEDSALIRPNHFSIQPPTPVAVSCNSSSSSTDPNEVDRNFDDTYLADQLYPQFLLSNHSPSSASSSTLQPLPDNNDSDSDSDAKTEAHVNKEEDEEEQQGKEIAKEEEEETRVAWWKVPLEVFKYWVVRVSPIPAWSLSVAAAAAFFGLVILGRRLYKMKRKTQSLKLNVALDDKKASQLMGRVARLNEAFSVVRRVPIVRPSLPAPSVTLSIR